A part of Emys orbicularis isolate rEmyOrb1 chromosome 13, rEmyOrb1.hap1, whole genome shotgun sequence genomic DNA contains:
- the LOC135887489 gene encoding olfactory receptor 14A16-like, which translates to MSNQITVTEFLLLGFSNIRELQILHFMVFLGIYLAALTGNLLIITAIALDHHLHTPMYFFLMTLSILDLGSISIVDPKSMANSLMSTRAISLYGCVIQVFPFLFFATAELSLIIIMAYDWYISICQPLHYESMMNRRACVQMTASIWISRVLNSAVHTGNTFAIIFCGDNEMNQFFCEIPQLLKLAWYDSYLSETGAIAFSVYFALNCFIL; encoded by the coding sequence atgtccaaccaaatCACCGTGActgagttccttctcctgggattctctaacattcgggagctgcagattttgcatttCATGGTGTTTCTAGGGATTTACCTGGCAGCCCTGACTGGGAATCTTCTCATCATCACAGCCATAGCCCTTGACCATCATCTTCACacacccatgtatttcttcctaaTGACTCTATCCATCCTAGACCTTGGCTCCATCTCCATTGTCGACCCCAAGTCCATGGCCAATTCCCTCATGAGCACCAGGGCCATTTCATTATACGGATGCGTCATCCAAGtctttcccttccttttcttCGCTACAGCTGAGCTTTCCTTAATAATCATCATGGCGTACGACTGGTACATTtccatctgccaaccactgcactacgAGTCAATgatgaacaggagagcttgtgtccaaatgaCAGCCAGTATCTGGATCAGTCGGGTTCTCAATTCTGCAGTGCACACTGGGAACACATTTGCAATAATCTTCTGTGGAGACAACGAGATgaatcagttcttctgtgaaatcccccagctcctcaaACTTGCTTGGTATGACTCATATCTCAGTGAAACTGGGGCTATTGCCTTTAGCGTGTACTTTGCCTTAAActgctttattttataa